Part of the Paenibacillus sp. YPG26 genome, CCGCCGCCACCAACCATTCCCGCCATCGCGGTATAAGAGACCAGCGTAACAACCGTGATGGTCATGCCGGCAATCAGGCCCGGCATAGATTCAGGCAGCAGCACCTTGCGGATAATCTGAAACGTGGATGCTCCCATGGAGGTCGCCGCTTCGATTACACCGCGGTCTACTTCACGCAGCGCCGTCTCAACAAGTCTTGCGAAGAAGGGAGCTGCCCCGATCACCAGCGGCGGAATGGTTCCCTCTACCCCGATGGATACGCCGAAAATGGCACGGGTCACCGGGATCAACGCCACGATAAGAATGACAAAAGGTACTGAACGCAGAATATTAACGACGAACGAGAGAATTCTATATATGAATCTAAGCAGCGCGGAATTGGATCGCGCCGTGATGAACAGAAGCACACCAAGCGGCAGGCCTATAATGAAAGTTAGCAAGGCAGACGCGCCCAGCATCTTGAGCGTATCTATGGTAGCTTGACCCATCTCTTCCCAGTCAAGCAATGAGAAATCAAGTCCCCACATCAGTTCATCACCTCCACATCTAGATTCCGTTCCTTCAGCAAGGTGATTGTCCGGTGAATACTTGAAGCATCGCCTTCAAAGGAGACCAGCAGCTGTCCATAAGGCATATCCTTGATGGTCGATATCGTTCCCTGAAGAATCGCGAAATTCACACCGGTCTCGCGCACAATTTGCGAGAGCAGAGAGTCATAGGTCTGGGCTCCCAGGAACGTAATCTTCACCTGTCTGGAAGAGCCGGAGTTGGTAGTGGACAGCGCCAGCTTAAGCGCATCCGCTCCCGTTGTCTCCCGGTTGATGAACTCCCGGGTTACCTGATGCTTCGGCTTCAGGAACACCTCGGTTACAGGTCCCTCTTCCACAATTCCGCCTGCATGTATAACCGCGACTTTGTCACACACACTTTGAATCACGTGCATTTCGTGTGTAATCAACATAATCGTTAGATTAAATTTGCGGTTAATATCCAGCAGCAATCTAAGAATGGAATCCGTAGTCTGCGGGTCCAGTGCGGAAGTAGCCTCATCACAGAGCAGTACATCCGGGTCACTGGCTAGCGCTCTCGCGATGCCTACCCGCTGCTTCTGTCCGCCTGACAGCTGAGCCGGGTATTTGTTCTTATGATCTTCAAGCCCGACGAGGGCAAGAAGCTCTCCTACCTTCTTCGCAATGACAGCTTTAGGCGTGTTCGTCAGCGTCAACGGAAAAGCGATATTATCATATACAGTCGCAGAGGACAAAAGATTGAAGTGCTGAAAGATCATGCCGATTTTGCGGCGATGCTTCTGAAGCTCCCCTTTACCGAGTGCCGTCAGATTAACCCCGTTCACCCACACCTCGCCTGAGGTGGGACGTTCCAGCAGGTTAATACAGCGGATCAGCGTACTCTTCCCTGCGCCCGAATGACCAATAACGCCGAAGATTTCACCCTTTTGAACCTTAAGATTCAGCTCTGAAAGTGCCGTTGTGGATCTCTTCTTCGTTCCGTATGTCTTAGTCAATTGTTTTAGTTCAATCAAAGGTTCGATCCTCCTCTATATCACACAACGAAAAGAGCCCTCAGCAGAATTGTAGGGCTCTCGTAATTGAGACTTTACCTTCTCATCTGCCAGAATCGCAAATAGAATTACGCTTCTGAAGGATTTAGCACCATGCCATTCTAGCTCAGATCATCAGGGGTTCTACCAGAACTTGATTGAACTGTGCGCAAATCGGTTGCCGGGCTTCATCGGGCCTGTCCCTCCGCCACTCTTGATAAGAAATATGAAATTTTTCAATCTTATATTGAAATTCTTTCTGAAACTGATACTCAGTATAGTGGCTTTTATAACGTTTGTCAAAGACAATTTATTCATTTTTGCATATTATTCCGATTTGAT contains:
- a CDS encoding methionine ABC transporter permease; amino-acid sequence: MWGLDFSLLDWEEMGQATIDTLKMLGASALLTFIIGLPLGVLLFITARSNSALLRFIYRILSFVVNILRSVPFVILIVALIPVTRAIFGVSIGVEGTIPPLVIGAAPFFARLVETALREVDRGVIEAATSMGASTFQIIRKVLLPESMPGLIAGMTITVVTLVSYTAMAGMVGGGGLGDLAIRYGYQRYEKEVMIVAVVLMIILVQLLQMIGDRLVAHFTRK
- a CDS encoding methionine ABC transporter ATP-binding protein; translation: MIELKQLTKTYGTKKRSTTALSELNLKVQKGEIFGVIGHSGAGKSTLIRCINLLERPTSGEVWVNGVNLTALGKGELQKHRRKIGMIFQHFNLLSSATVYDNIAFPLTLTNTPKAVIAKKVGELLALVGLEDHKNKYPAQLSGGQKQRVGIARALASDPDVLLCDEATSALDPQTTDSILRLLLDINRKFNLTIMLITHEMHVIQSVCDKVAVIHAGGIVEEGPVTEVFLKPKHQVTREFINRETTGADALKLALSTTNSGSSRQVKITFLGAQTYDSLLSQIVRETGVNFAILQGTISTIKDMPYGQLLVSFEGDASSIHRTITLLKERNLDVEVMN